One Gavia stellata isolate bGavSte3 chromosome 20, bGavSte3.hap2, whole genome shotgun sequence genomic region harbors:
- the TFAP2C gene encoding transcription factor AP-2 gamma isoform X1, with the protein MLWKLADNVKYEEDCEDRHDGSSNGNPRLPHLSAVSQHLYSPAPPLSHSGASDFQPPYFPPPYQPLPYSQSGDPYSHLGDPFSINPLHQPPPPPPSQQQSAWPNRQSQDPAGLAPHSRPGLVPHLSALESGSAAGRRETYRRSELLLPHGHGLDASALADNLGLHDMAHQMEEVQNVEDQHLLMHDQTVIRKGPISLTKNSALSLPCQKDGLIGVVINPNEVFCSVPGRLSLLSSTSKYKVTVAEVQRRLSPPECLNASLLGGVLRRAKSKNGGRSLREKLDKIGLNLPAGRRKAANVTLLTSLVEGEAVHLARDFGYVCETEFPSKAVAEYLTRPHMGRNEMANRKNMLLAAKQICKEFTDLLTQDRTPLGNTRPSPILDPGIQGCLTHFSLITHGFGSAAICAAMTSVQNYLNEALKIADKTYMNAGDQSPAETNKTIDKMDKHRK; encoded by the exons ATGTTGTGGAAACTAGCAGATAATGTCAAGTACGAAGAGGACTGCGAG GACCGGCACGATGGGAGCAGCAACGGGAACCCGCGGCTCCCCCACCTCTCGGCGGTCAGCCAGCACCTGTacagcccggccccgccgctctcCCACTCGGGCGCCTCCGACTTCCAGCCCCCCTACTTCCCCCCCCCGTACCAGCCGCTGCCTTACTCCCAGTCCGGCGACCCCTACTCCCACCTCGGGGACCCCTTCTCCATCAACCCGCTGCaccagccgccgccgccgccccccagccagcagcagagcgcCTGGCCCAACCGGCAGAGCCAGGACCCGGCCGGCCTCGCCCCCCACAGCCGCCCCGGCCTCGTCCCCCACCTCTCGGCGCTGGAGAGCGGCTCCGCCGCCGGCCGCAGGGAAACGTACCGACGCTCcgagctcctcctgccccacgggCACGGGCTGGACGCCTCCGCGCTGGCCGATAACCTGGGCCTGCACGACATGGCCCACCAGATGGAGGAGGTGCAG aatGTGGAGGATCAACACTTATTAATGCATGACCAGACAGTCATTAGAAAAG GTCCCATTTCCTTAACGAAAAACAGTGCTCTGAGTCTCCCCTGCCAAAAGGATGGATTAATTGGGGTCGTCATAAACCCCAATGAAGTATTTTGTTCGGTTCCCGGGAGACTTTCCCTCCTGAGCTCCACGTCGAAATACAAAGTGACAGTAGCAGAGGTGCAGAGGCGGCTCTCGCCCCCCGAGTGTCTCAATGCCTCTTTGCTAGGAGGAGTACTCAGAAG AGCCAAATCTAAAAATGGTGGCAGATCATTAAGGGAAAAACTGGACAAAATTGGCTTGAATCTCCCCGCTGGTAGAAGGAAAGCTGCAAATGTGACACTATTGACATCTTTGGTGGAAG GTGAAGCTGTACATCTTGCTCGTGACTTTGGTTACGTTTGTGAGACAGAGTTTCCTTCCAAAGCAGTGGCCGAATATTTAACTAGACCACACATGGGCCGCAATGAAATGGCAAACAGGAAGAATATGCTTCTTGCTGCAAA GCAGATTTGTAAGGAATTCACAGACCTCCTCACTCAGGACAGAACTCCTCTTGGAAACACGAGACCCAGTCCCATCTTGGACCCTGGCATCCAGGGCTGTTTGACTCATTTTAGCCTGATCACACATGGCTTTGGGAGTGCTGCCATCTGCGCCGCCATGACATCCGTCCAGAACTACCTAaatgaagcattaaaaatagcagACAAAACATACATGAACGCTGGCGACcagagccctgcagaaaccaACAAAACCATTGATAAAATGGATAAGCACAGGAAGTAA
- the TFAP2C gene encoding transcription factor AP-2 gamma isoform X2, with protein MALLGRIDWQDRHDGSSNGNPRLPHLSAVSQHLYSPAPPLSHSGASDFQPPYFPPPYQPLPYSQSGDPYSHLGDPFSINPLHQPPPPPPSQQQSAWPNRQSQDPAGLAPHSRPGLVPHLSALESGSAAGRRETYRRSELLLPHGHGLDASALADNLGLHDMAHQMEEVQNVEDQHLLMHDQTVIRKGPISLTKNSALSLPCQKDGLIGVVINPNEVFCSVPGRLSLLSSTSKYKVTVAEVQRRLSPPECLNASLLGGVLRRAKSKNGGRSLREKLDKIGLNLPAGRRKAANVTLLTSLVEGEAVHLARDFGYVCETEFPSKAVAEYLTRPHMGRNEMANRKNMLLAAKQICKEFTDLLTQDRTPLGNTRPSPILDPGIQGCLTHFSLITHGFGSAAICAAMTSVQNYLNEALKIADKTYMNAGDQSPAETNKTIDKMDKHRK; from the exons GACCGGCACGATGGGAGCAGCAACGGGAACCCGCGGCTCCCCCACCTCTCGGCGGTCAGCCAGCACCTGTacagcccggccccgccgctctcCCACTCGGGCGCCTCCGACTTCCAGCCCCCCTACTTCCCCCCCCCGTACCAGCCGCTGCCTTACTCCCAGTCCGGCGACCCCTACTCCCACCTCGGGGACCCCTTCTCCATCAACCCGCTGCaccagccgccgccgccgccccccagccagcagcagagcgcCTGGCCCAACCGGCAGAGCCAGGACCCGGCCGGCCTCGCCCCCCACAGCCGCCCCGGCCTCGTCCCCCACCTCTCGGCGCTGGAGAGCGGCTCCGCCGCCGGCCGCAGGGAAACGTACCGACGCTCcgagctcctcctgccccacgggCACGGGCTGGACGCCTCCGCGCTGGCCGATAACCTGGGCCTGCACGACATGGCCCACCAGATGGAGGAGGTGCAG aatGTGGAGGATCAACACTTATTAATGCATGACCAGACAGTCATTAGAAAAG GTCCCATTTCCTTAACGAAAAACAGTGCTCTGAGTCTCCCCTGCCAAAAGGATGGATTAATTGGGGTCGTCATAAACCCCAATGAAGTATTTTGTTCGGTTCCCGGGAGACTTTCCCTCCTGAGCTCCACGTCGAAATACAAAGTGACAGTAGCAGAGGTGCAGAGGCGGCTCTCGCCCCCCGAGTGTCTCAATGCCTCTTTGCTAGGAGGAGTACTCAGAAG AGCCAAATCTAAAAATGGTGGCAGATCATTAAGGGAAAAACTGGACAAAATTGGCTTGAATCTCCCCGCTGGTAGAAGGAAAGCTGCAAATGTGACACTATTGACATCTTTGGTGGAAG GTGAAGCTGTACATCTTGCTCGTGACTTTGGTTACGTTTGTGAGACAGAGTTTCCTTCCAAAGCAGTGGCCGAATATTTAACTAGACCACACATGGGCCGCAATGAAATGGCAAACAGGAAGAATATGCTTCTTGCTGCAAA GCAGATTTGTAAGGAATTCACAGACCTCCTCACTCAGGACAGAACTCCTCTTGGAAACACGAGACCCAGTCCCATCTTGGACCCTGGCATCCAGGGCTGTTTGACTCATTTTAGCCTGATCACACATGGCTTTGGGAGTGCTGCCATCTGCGCCGCCATGACATCCGTCCAGAACTACCTAaatgaagcattaaaaatagcagACAAAACATACATGAACGCTGGCGACcagagccctgcagaaaccaACAAAACCATTGATAAAATGGATAAGCACAGGAAGTAA